A window of Streptomyces broussonetiae genomic DNA:
GCCGCTCGATCCGGCTGATCCGGACGTCGATCGAGGTGGCCGTGGTGGTCACCGGGTTCCTGCTGGGCGGCACCATCGGGGTGGGCACCGTGCTGTACGCGGTGTCGATCGGCCCGCTGGCCCAGTTCTTCCTGCGGATGTTCGACGTCCCTGTGGCATCGACCCGAAGCACGGTCGTTGCCGAAGCGACACCGCAGGGGGTGATACTGCGTCCGTGAGCCTCACGACACCGCCCAAGCGCCACCCCTACCTCGACCACCCGGGCCCCATAGCCTTCGCCCACCGGGGCGGGGCGGCCGACGGCATCGAGAACACCGTGGCGCAGTTCCGGCGCGCCGTCGAGATGGGCTACCGGTACATCGAGACCGATGTGCACGCCACGGCGGACAGCCGGCTCGTCGCCTTCCACGACTCGACCCTGGACCGGGTCACCGACGGCGCGGGCCGGATCGCGGACCTGCCGTGGGAGGACGTCCGGCACGCACGGGTGGGCGGCCGTGAACCGGTGCCGCTGTTCGAGGAGTTGCTGGAGACCTTCCCCGAGGTCCGCTGGAACGTCGACGTCAAGGCGGAGCCCGCCCTGCGGCCCCTGCTGGACCTGATCGAGCGCACGGACGCCTGGGACCGGGTCTGCGTGGGCTCCTTCTCCGAGGCGCGCGTGCTGCGTGCCCAGCGGCTGGCCGGTCCGCGCCTGGCCACCTCGTTCGGCACACGGGGGGTGCTCAGCCTCCGGCTGCGCTCCTGGGGCCTGCCGGCCGCCGTACGCCGCTCCGCCGTCGCGGCCCAGGTGCCCGAGGCCCAGTCGGGCGTGCCGGTGGTCGACGAGCGTTTCGTGCGCGCCGCCCACGCGCTCGGGCTGCAGGTGCACGTGTGGACGATCAACGAGCCGGAGCGCATGCACCGGCTCCTGGACCTAGGTGTCGATGGCATCATGACCGATCACATCGACACGTTGCGCAAGGTCATGGAGGACCGCGGCGTCTGGGTCTGACCGGCCCCGCGGCGGCCCGAGCCTTCGCAGTTGAACGGGGAAAGCGAGGGCACGGGTGGAAACCGACACCGTGCGCACACCGGCGGCGGGCGAGAGCGCCGACCTCAGGCGCGAGCAGCACGGCTGGTACGTCTACGACTGGGCCTGCTCGGTCTACTCGACCAGCGTCCTGACGGTCTTCCTGGGGCCGTACCTCACCTCGGTCGCCGAGCGCGCCGCGGACCCGGGCGGCTATGTGCATCCGCTGGGCGTCCCGGTCAGGGCGGGCTCCTTCTTCGCCTACTCGGTGTCGCTCTCGGTGATCCTGGCCGTCGTGCTGATGCCGCTCGTGGGCAGCGCGGCCGACCGTACGGGGCGCAAGAAGCCGCTGCTCGCGGTGGCCGCGTACACCGGGGCCGCGGCGACCACGGGCATGTTCTTCCTCGACGGCGACCGGTACCTGCTCGGCGGGGTGCTCCTGATCGTGGCCAACGCGGCGCAGTCCGTCGGGATGATGCTCTACAACTCCTACCTGCCGCAGATCGCCCCGCCCGAGGAGCGCGACGCGATCTCCTCACGGGGGTGGGCCTTCGGCTACGCGGCGGGCTCCTCGGTCCTCGTCGGCAACCTGGTGCTGTACTCGGCGCACGGATCCTTCGGCCTGTCCCAGACAGAGGCCGTGCGGATCTGTCTGGCCGCGGCGGGCCTGTGGTGGGGCGCCTTCACGCTCGTACCCCTGCGCAGGCTGCGCGACCGGCACACGCGCGTGGAGCGCGCGACGGCACCCGGGCTGCGCCAGCTCGCCGCGACGGTCCGGGACATGCGCCGGCATCCGCTGACGCTGGCGTTCCTGCTGGCGTACCTGATCTACAACGACGGCATCCAGACGGTGATCTCCCAGGCCTCGGTCTACGGCTCCCAGGAGCTGGGGCTCGGGCAGTCGACACTCATCGTGGCGGTCCTGCTGGTGCAGGTGCTGGCCGTGGCCGGGGCACTGGCGATGGGCCGGCTGGCACGGACGTACGGCGCGCAGCGGACGATCCTGGGCTCGCTGGTGGCCTGGACGGTCACGCTGGCCGCCGGTTACTTCCTGCCCGCGAAGGCACCCGTGTTCTTCTTCGTGCTGGCCGGCGGGATCGGCCTGGTCC
This region includes:
- a CDS encoding glycerophosphodiester phosphodiesterase, with amino-acid sequence MSLTTPPKRHPYLDHPGPIAFAHRGGAADGIENTVAQFRRAVEMGYRYIETDVHATADSRLVAFHDSTLDRVTDGAGRIADLPWEDVRHARVGGREPVPLFEELLETFPEVRWNVDVKAEPALRPLLDLIERTDAWDRVCVGSFSEARVLRAQRLAGPRLATSFGTRGVLSLRLRSWGLPAAVRRSAVAAQVPEAQSGVPVVDERFVRAAHALGLQVHVWTINEPERMHRLLDLGVDGIMTDHIDTLRKVMEDRGVWV
- a CDS encoding MFS transporter — translated: METDTVRTPAAGESADLRREQHGWYVYDWACSVYSTSVLTVFLGPYLTSVAERAADPGGYVHPLGVPVRAGSFFAYSVSLSVILAVVLMPLVGSAADRTGRKKPLLAVAAYTGAAATTGMFFLDGDRYLLGGVLLIVANAAQSVGMMLYNSYLPQIAPPEERDAISSRGWAFGYAAGSSVLVGNLVLYSAHGSFGLSQTEAVRICLAAAGLWWGAFTLVPLRRLRDRHTRVERATAPGLRQLAATVRDMRRHPLTLAFLLAYLIYNDGIQTVISQASVYGSQELGLGQSTLIVAVLLVQVLAVAGALAMGRLARTYGAQRTILGSLVAWTVTLAAGYFLPAKAPVFFFVLAGGIGLVLGGSQALSRSLFSHLVPPGKEAEYFSAYELSDRGMSWLGPLLFGVTYQLTGSYRSAIISLVAFFVIGFVLLARVPVRRAIAEAGNPVPKSI